The DNA region CCAGAAGGCGATGACTTGTAACACCCTGCTCATCACTATCCTCATGCAGCAGCTCGCTCCTTCTGGTCTTTATCGCCCTTAATATTACCCTTGAACATCGCAGGCTCGAGCGAGTGGCGCTCGAGCAGGCGGTAGAACTCCGTGCGGTTGCGCCCGGCGAGGCGTGCGGCTTTGGTCACATTGCCCCCGGTGATCTTGAGGATGCGCACAAGATAGTCGCGCTCGAAGGCCCGGCGCGCTTCATCGAGCGGCGTGAGCGCGGTGTCGCCCGCATCCAGCGCCTGGCGCACCAGCGACTCCGGGATCACCTCGGTGGCCGCGAGCGCCACCGCCTGCTCCACCGCGTTGAGAAGCTGGCGCACGTTGCCCGGCCACGGCGCCGAGACCAGCAGCTGCATCGCCTCGGGCGAGAACGCGAGCGGGCCGCGCCGATAGCGTGCCCCCAGCCTCGCGAGGAACTCGTTCGCAAGCAGCGGAATG from Terriglobales bacterium includes:
- a CDS encoding helix-turn-helix domain-containing protein, which translates into the protein IPLLANEFLARLGARYRRGPLAFSPEAMQLLVSAPWPGNVRQLLNAVEQAVALAATEVIPESLVRQALDAGDTALTPLDEARRAFERDYLVRILKITGGNVTKAARLAGRNRTEFYRLLERHSLEPAMFKGNIKGDKDQKERAAA